The following coding sequences lie in one Miscanthus floridulus cultivar M001 chromosome 9, ASM1932011v1, whole genome shotgun sequence genomic window:
- the LOC136482775 gene encoding disease resistance protein RGA5-like isoform X2: MDLVTGALGLLPSKLLELLKDEYKLQKGVRVKVQSLSRELECMHAALRKVAAVPWNQLDDQVKIWAREVREASYDIEDILDSFLVRVDGHDQADLSRLKRAMKKMGGLFRKGKARREISCAMEEITKQLQQMTERHARYRIDNLVAKPAATTSIDPRLSALYTKVSQLVGIEEPRDKVIKMLTSVAEDKETKIVSIVGFGGLGKTTLAKAVYENLSQDVRFKAFVPVGRNPDLKIVLKDILIDLDKQRYTTELNLTILNERQLIDELREFLKDKRYFIVIDDLWDLQPWDVIRYALYDNSLGSKIVITTRKHDVAMKVGCSYNMEPLPYESSQELFYGRIFGSEGKCPKQFVEVCAKIIKKCGGVPLAIITTSGLLANKVRNIKDWYEYCDSIGSGLGSNPDMENMRKILSLSYFDLPAHLKTCLLYLSVFPEDYEINSWRLIWRWIAEDFVPPGEGGQSLFELGLSYFYELLNRSLIQPAHMGVDGMPSACHVHDMVLDLICSLSREENFVASILGDAKQNTPSWGSKVHRLSLHNATWPTMDMPKLRSLSIFNGVIINSMPSIECYHLLRVLDLEDCNLEDLPNLSFVGYLFHLRYLGLKKTTYAGELPLEIGKLQFLQTLNLWGTRIQKLPSSIVGLRRLMCLKLNILILLPNGLRNLTSLEELWCAIDSAHIAEELGHLTQLRILTVELKLDKEAGCHNEGICKALMESLGKLQNIRHLVVSSREMVLNLEGSLESLGNLSYLRIGQTSSLPTWINPGSLLLLSSLQIWLAQVRREDIQVLGMLQALRILQPA, from the exons ATGGACTTGGTCACGGGTGCGTTGGGCTTGCTCCCCTCCAAGCTGCTGGAGCTGCTCAAGGACGAGTACAAGCTCCAGAAGGGCGTCAGGGTGAAAGTCCAGTCCCTCTCCCGGGAGCTCGAGTGCATGCACGCCGCCCTCCGCAAGGTGGCGGCAGTGCCATGGAACCAGCTCGACGACCAGGTCAAGATCTGGGCACGCGAGGTTAGGGAGGCTTCCTATGATATTGAAGATATACTGGACAGCTTCCTCGTGCGTGTCGATGGCCATGACCAGGCTGATCTGAGCAGACTCAAACGCGCCATGAAGAAGATGGGGGGCCTGTTCCGCAAGGGCAAGGCTCGCCGTGAAATTTCGTGCGCTATGGAAGAAATCACTAAGCAACTTCAGCAGATGACAGAGCGGCATGCCAGGTACAGGATCGATAATCTTGTCGCCAAGCCTGCTGCCACAACAAGTATTGACCCACGCCTCTCTGCTCTCTACACAAAAGTGTCACAGCTTGTTGGGATCGAAGAGCCAAGGGATAAGGTCATAAAAATGCTGACATCAGTAGCGGAAGACAAGGAGACGAAGATAGTCTCTATTGTTGGGTTTGGTGGGTTAGGCAAGACTACTCTTGCTAAAGCTGTGTATGAGAATCTTAGTCAGGATGTCCGTTTCAAGGCTTTTGTTCCTGTTGGCCGGAATCCAGACTTGAAAATAGTCTTAAAGGACATTCTTATTGATCTGGACAAGCAACGTTACACTACCGAATTAAATTTGACAATATTGAATGAAAGGCAGCTAATCGATGAACTTCGAGAGTTCCTCAAGGATAAGAG GTACTTCATTGTTATAGATGACCTATGGGACCTACAACCATGGGACGTTATAAGATATGCTCTGTATGACAATAGCTTGGGAAGCAAAATAGTCATAACTACCCGCAAGCATGATGTTGCCATGAAAGTTGGTTGTTCTTATAACATGGAACCCCTTCCCTATGAGAGTTCTCAAGAATTATTCTACGGGAGAATATTTGGCTCTGAAGGCAAGTGTCCCAAACAATTTGTGGAAGTATGTGCAAAAATAATTAAGAAATGTGGAGGTGTGCCATTAGCTATCATTACCACATCAGGTTTGTTAGCAAATAAGGTTAGAAATATAAAAGATTGGTATGAGTATTGTGACTCTATTGGTTCGGGGCTTGGAAGCAATCCTGATATGGAAAATATGAGGAAGATATTATCTCTTAGCTATTTTGATCTACCAGCTCATCTGAAGACCTGCTTATTATACTTAAGTGTATTTCCAGAAGACTATGAGATTAACAGTTGGCGGCTGATATGGAGGTGGATAGCTGAAGATTTTGTTCCACCTGGAGAAGGGGGCCAAAGTTTATTTGAGCTTGGACTGAGTTACTTCTATGAGCTTCTAAATAGAAGCCTGATCCAGCCAGCACACATGGGTGTGGATGGTATGCCTTCGGCTTGCCATGTCCATGATATGGTGCTTGATCTCATTTGTTCCCTGTCAAGAGAAGAAAATTTTGTTGCAAGTATATTAGGTGATGCCAAGCAGAACACACCTTCTTGGGGAAGCAAGGTTCACAGGTTGTCCCTCCACAATGCTACTTGGCCTACAATGGACATGCCAAAACTAAGGTCACTTTCTATCTTCAATGGTGTTATAATTAATTCAATGCCATCCATTGAATGTTATCATCTTCTTCGTGTATTGGATCTAGAAGACTGCAACCTTGAGGACCTTCCAAATTTGAGTTTTGTTGGGTACTTATTTCACCTGAGGTATCTTGGTCTAAAAAAAACTACATATGCTGGTGAGCTCCCATTAGAGATAGGGAAGCTACAGTTTTTACAGACGTTGAACTTGTGGGGAACTCGTATACAAAAATTGCCATCGAGTATTGTTGGGCTAAGACGACTGATGTGCCTGAAACTTAATATCCTTATACTTCTGCCAAATGGATTGAGGAATCTAACATCCTTAGAAGAGTTATGGTGTGCAATTGATTCTGCGCACATTGCAGAAGAGCTAGGCCATCTGACGCAACTGAGGATCCTTACTGTCGAGCTAAAATTGGACAAGGAAGCAGGATGTCATAATGAGGGCATTTGCAAAGCTTTAATGGAGTCCCTAGGTAAACTGCAAAACATCCGACATCTAGTAGTATCCTCAAGAGAGATGGTACTGAATCTTGAAGGCTCGCTGGAGTCCCTAGGCAACCTGTCCTATCTTCGTATTGGACAAACTAGTTCGTTGCCCACATGGATCAATCCTGGATCGCTTCTCCTCCTATCCTCCCTCCAGATATGGTTGGCCCAGGTGCGAAGGGAGGACATCCAAGTCCTCGGGATGCTGCAGGCTCTTCGTATTCTGCAA CCTGCATGA
- the LOC136482775 gene encoding disease resistance protein RGA5-like isoform X1 → MDLVTGALGLLPSKLLELLKDEYKLQKGVRVKVQSLSRELECMHAALRKVAAVPWNQLDDQVKIWAREVREASYDIEDILDSFLVRVDGHDQADLSRLKRAMKKMGGLFRKGKARREISCAMEEITKQLQQMTERHARYRIDNLVAKPAATTSIDPRLSALYTKVSQLVGIEEPRDKVIKMLTSVAEDKETKIVSIVGFGGLGKTTLAKAVYENLSQDVRFKAFVPVGRNPDLKIVLKDILIDLDKQRYTTELNLTILNERQLIDELREFLKDKRYFIVIDDLWDLQPWDVIRYALYDNSLGSKIVITTRKHDVAMKVGCSYNMEPLPYESSQELFYGRIFGSEGKCPKQFVEVCAKIIKKCGGVPLAIITTSGLLANKVRNIKDWYEYCDSIGSGLGSNPDMENMRKILSLSYFDLPAHLKTCLLYLSVFPEDYEINSWRLIWRWIAEDFVPPGEGGQSLFELGLSYFYELLNRSLIQPAHMGVDGMPSACHVHDMVLDLICSLSREENFVASILGDAKQNTPSWGSKVHRLSLHNATWPTMDMPKLRSLSIFNGVIINSMPSIECYHLLRVLDLEDCNLEDLPNLSFVGYLFHLRYLGLKKTTYAGELPLEIGKLQFLQTLNLWGTRIQKLPSSIVGLRRLMCLKLNILILLPNGLRNLTSLEELWCAIDSAHIAEELGHLTQLRILTVELKLDKEAGCHNEGICKALMESLGKLQNIRHLVVSSREMVLNLEGSLESLGNLSYLRIGQTSSLPTWINPGSLLLLSSLQIWLAQVRREDIQVLGMLQALRILQVSVSGNNIQVLGRFMVGPDAFPCARVCKFFCFQTVPSMFPRGAMPRLEEFVFCISLHDFAKGEFSTDDLALDHLPSLRSVSVRLYRGNEKIDEEMEMKVKEKLRQEADDNPNHPSVNYYVYVD, encoded by the exons ATGGACTTGGTCACGGGTGCGTTGGGCTTGCTCCCCTCCAAGCTGCTGGAGCTGCTCAAGGACGAGTACAAGCTCCAGAAGGGCGTCAGGGTGAAAGTCCAGTCCCTCTCCCGGGAGCTCGAGTGCATGCACGCCGCCCTCCGCAAGGTGGCGGCAGTGCCATGGAACCAGCTCGACGACCAGGTCAAGATCTGGGCACGCGAGGTTAGGGAGGCTTCCTATGATATTGAAGATATACTGGACAGCTTCCTCGTGCGTGTCGATGGCCATGACCAGGCTGATCTGAGCAGACTCAAACGCGCCATGAAGAAGATGGGGGGCCTGTTCCGCAAGGGCAAGGCTCGCCGTGAAATTTCGTGCGCTATGGAAGAAATCACTAAGCAACTTCAGCAGATGACAGAGCGGCATGCCAGGTACAGGATCGATAATCTTGTCGCCAAGCCTGCTGCCACAACAAGTATTGACCCACGCCTCTCTGCTCTCTACACAAAAGTGTCACAGCTTGTTGGGATCGAAGAGCCAAGGGATAAGGTCATAAAAATGCTGACATCAGTAGCGGAAGACAAGGAGACGAAGATAGTCTCTATTGTTGGGTTTGGTGGGTTAGGCAAGACTACTCTTGCTAAAGCTGTGTATGAGAATCTTAGTCAGGATGTCCGTTTCAAGGCTTTTGTTCCTGTTGGCCGGAATCCAGACTTGAAAATAGTCTTAAAGGACATTCTTATTGATCTGGACAAGCAACGTTACACTACCGAATTAAATTTGACAATATTGAATGAAAGGCAGCTAATCGATGAACTTCGAGAGTTCCTCAAGGATAAGAG GTACTTCATTGTTATAGATGACCTATGGGACCTACAACCATGGGACGTTATAAGATATGCTCTGTATGACAATAGCTTGGGAAGCAAAATAGTCATAACTACCCGCAAGCATGATGTTGCCATGAAAGTTGGTTGTTCTTATAACATGGAACCCCTTCCCTATGAGAGTTCTCAAGAATTATTCTACGGGAGAATATTTGGCTCTGAAGGCAAGTGTCCCAAACAATTTGTGGAAGTATGTGCAAAAATAATTAAGAAATGTGGAGGTGTGCCATTAGCTATCATTACCACATCAGGTTTGTTAGCAAATAAGGTTAGAAATATAAAAGATTGGTATGAGTATTGTGACTCTATTGGTTCGGGGCTTGGAAGCAATCCTGATATGGAAAATATGAGGAAGATATTATCTCTTAGCTATTTTGATCTACCAGCTCATCTGAAGACCTGCTTATTATACTTAAGTGTATTTCCAGAAGACTATGAGATTAACAGTTGGCGGCTGATATGGAGGTGGATAGCTGAAGATTTTGTTCCACCTGGAGAAGGGGGCCAAAGTTTATTTGAGCTTGGACTGAGTTACTTCTATGAGCTTCTAAATAGAAGCCTGATCCAGCCAGCACACATGGGTGTGGATGGTATGCCTTCGGCTTGCCATGTCCATGATATGGTGCTTGATCTCATTTGTTCCCTGTCAAGAGAAGAAAATTTTGTTGCAAGTATATTAGGTGATGCCAAGCAGAACACACCTTCTTGGGGAAGCAAGGTTCACAGGTTGTCCCTCCACAATGCTACTTGGCCTACAATGGACATGCCAAAACTAAGGTCACTTTCTATCTTCAATGGTGTTATAATTAATTCAATGCCATCCATTGAATGTTATCATCTTCTTCGTGTATTGGATCTAGAAGACTGCAACCTTGAGGACCTTCCAAATTTGAGTTTTGTTGGGTACTTATTTCACCTGAGGTATCTTGGTCTAAAAAAAACTACATATGCTGGTGAGCTCCCATTAGAGATAGGGAAGCTACAGTTTTTACAGACGTTGAACTTGTGGGGAACTCGTATACAAAAATTGCCATCGAGTATTGTTGGGCTAAGACGACTGATGTGCCTGAAACTTAATATCCTTATACTTCTGCCAAATGGATTGAGGAATCTAACATCCTTAGAAGAGTTATGGTGTGCAATTGATTCTGCGCACATTGCAGAAGAGCTAGGCCATCTGACGCAACTGAGGATCCTTACTGTCGAGCTAAAATTGGACAAGGAAGCAGGATGTCATAATGAGGGCATTTGCAAAGCTTTAATGGAGTCCCTAGGTAAACTGCAAAACATCCGACATCTAGTAGTATCCTCAAGAGAGATGGTACTGAATCTTGAAGGCTCGCTGGAGTCCCTAGGCAACCTGTCCTATCTTCGTATTGGACAAACTAGTTCGTTGCCCACATGGATCAATCCTGGATCGCTTCTCCTCCTATCCTCCCTCCAGATATGGTTGGCCCAGGTGCGAAGGGAGGACATCCAAGTCCTCGGGATGCTGCAGGCTCTTCGTATTCTGCAAGTGAGTGTGTCCGGTAACAACATACAAGTGCTGGGAAGGTTCATGGTTGGCCCTGATGCCTTCCCATGTGCAAGAGTGTGCAAATTTTTTTGTTTTCAAACTGTGCCGTCTATGTTCCCACGAGGAGCTATGCCCAGGCTTGAAGAATTTGTATTCTGTATCAGCCTGCATGATTTTGCTAAAGGGGAATTTAGTACCGATGACCTGGCCTTGGACCACCTCCCGTCCCTTCGGAGTGTGTCTGTCCGTCTTTATCGAGGAAATGAAAAGATCGACGAGGAGATGGAAATGAAAGTGAAAGAGAAGCTAAGGCAAGAGGCGGATGACAACCCCAACCACCCTTCCGTTAATTATTATGTTTACGTTGATTGA